Proteins from a genomic interval of Kitasatospora kifunensis:
- the bldC gene encoding developmental transcriptional regulator BldC: MTARTPDAEPLLTPAEVATMFRVDPKTVTRWAKAGKLTSIRTLGGHRRYREAEVRALLAGIPAQRTEA; the protein is encoded by the coding sequence ATGACCGCTCGTACCCCAGACGCTGAGCCCCTGCTGACGCCGGCAGAGGTCGCCACCATGTTCCGCGTGGACCCCAAGACGGTCACGCGATGGGCCAAGGCGGGCAAGCTCACGTCCATCCGCACGCTCGGCGGCCACCGCCGGTACCGGGAGGCGGAGGTGCGAGCTCTGCTGGCCGGTATCCCGGCGCAGCGCACCGAAGCCTGA